From Halanaeroarchaeum sulfurireducens, a single genomic window includes:
- a CDS encoding ketopantoate reductase family protein, with product MHVAVIGAGALGTLLAGRLKRAETSVTLVGHPGRHLDAIADRGVCIERPNGTAESADLTVSTEHDEVAAADWVLLAVKSYDTKSAMADIAPSLDGTTVLSVQNGLGNAETIAEYVDPEQVVVGTTGHGASIPEPGRVDHAGTGETVIGRYFTDIDEEVETIAATLTAADVETRVTDRPRDAIWEKLLINVAINASTALARVPNGYLLTSQPGERLLERAIEEAIDVAQAEGRSVPNDVVDHAKTVARRTATNTSSMRQDIESGSRTEIDALNGAIVSLGRKHDVETPVNQTLADLVRLAER from the coding sequence ATGCACGTCGCGGTCATCGGAGCGGGAGCCCTCGGGACGCTCCTGGCCGGTCGGCTGAAACGGGCCGAAACGTCCGTCACGCTCGTCGGACACCCGGGGCGTCACCTCGATGCCATCGCCGATAGAGGAGTATGCATCGAGCGGCCCAATGGAACGGCGGAGTCCGCCGATCTCACCGTCTCCACCGAGCACGACGAAGTCGCAGCGGCGGACTGGGTCCTGTTGGCGGTAAAGAGCTACGACACGAAGTCGGCGATGGCCGATATCGCTCCCTCGCTCGACGGAACGACGGTTCTATCGGTTCAGAACGGCCTCGGGAACGCCGAAACCATCGCAGAATACGTCGACCCCGAGCAGGTCGTCGTCGGCACGACCGGCCACGGTGCGTCGATTCCGGAGCCGGGGAGAGTGGATCACGCGGGCACGGGCGAGACGGTGATCGGCCGCTACTTCACGGATATCGATGAGGAGGTCGAGACCATCGCCGCGACGCTCACGGCGGCGGACGTCGAAACGAGGGTAACGGACCGTCCGAGGGACGCAATCTGGGAGAAGCTCCTCATCAACGTCGCGATCAATGCCTCGACGGCGCTCGCACGCGTCCCGAACGGGTACCTCCTCACCTCCCAGCCGGGCGAACGACTCCTCGAACGAGCTATCGAGGAGGCGATCGACGTCGCCCAGGCCGAAGGACGGTCGGTTCCGAACGACGTGGTCGACCACGCGAAAACCGTGGCCAGGCGAACGGCCACGAACACGTCCTCGATGCGCCAGGACATTGAATCGGGTTCCCGAACCGAAATCGATGCGCTCAACGGTGCCATCGTCTCGCTCGGACGCAAACACGATGTCGAGACACCCGTCAACCAGACGCTCGCGGACCTCGTCCGCCTGGCGGAACGGTGA
- a CDS encoding DMT family transporter: MARFAEVVGPITAAALWGGMYVVSKWGFASIPPATLAFLRVALGAVTLLAVVRLWSPSRSLSRQEHRRFGTLGVWVAVTLLTQFVGTDLTNASQGSLLTVLTPVFTLPLGVAVLDEGLSRRKVGGMAVATVGTIVVLSGQYDLSQVSGASTLGVAALLVASFGWAAYTVWGTPLVRRYSALETATYSTVWAVPILGCAAGVELWLLGVSPLSLPTTLPVLGAVAYLGVFSTAIAWYLWYRGVESLEAGVVAVFFFAQPAVGSLLGFVFLDETLGPAFVGGGVVMAAGIYLVSSADTTP; the protein is encoded by the coding sequence ATGGCTCGATTTGCGGAGGTCGTGGGGCCGATCACCGCCGCGGCTCTGTGGGGCGGCATGTACGTGGTGAGCAAGTGGGGCTTCGCCTCGATACCTCCGGCGACACTCGCGTTCCTGCGCGTGGCACTGGGGGCCGTCACGCTGCTCGCGGTCGTTCGTCTCTGGAGTCCGTCTCGATCGTTGTCGCGCCAGGAACACCGACGGTTTGGCACTCTCGGAGTCTGGGTCGCGGTCACGCTCCTCACGCAGTTCGTGGGAACCGACCTCACCAACGCCAGCCAGGGGTCGCTGTTGACGGTCCTGACGCCGGTATTCACGCTCCCGCTGGGGGTCGCCGTCCTCGACGAGGGGCTGTCACGCCGCAAAGTCGGGGGCATGGCAGTGGCGACGGTGGGGACGATCGTTGTCCTCTCCGGTCAGTACGATCTCTCGCAGGTGAGTGGTGCCAGTACGCTTGGCGTCGCCGCGCTGCTGGTGGCGAGTTTCGGCTGGGCGGCGTACACCGTCTGGGGCACGCCGCTGGTTCGCCGCTACTCCGCCCTCGAGACGGCGACGTACTCGACGGTGTGGGCAGTGCCGATTCTTGGCTGTGCGGCCGGCGTCGAGCTGTGGCTGCTCGGGGTATCGCCGCTTTCGTTGCCCACGACCCTCCCGGTTCTCGGGGCCGTCGCCTATCTCGGGGTGTTCAGCACGGCCATCGCCTGGTATCTCTGGTATCGCGGTGTCGAGTCACTCGAAGCTGGTGTCGTGGCGGTGTTCTTCTTCGCGCAGCCGGCGGTCGGTTCACTGCTCGGCTTCGTCTTCCTCGACGAGACGCTCGGACCCGCGTTCGTCGGTGGGGGCGTCGTAATGGCCGCGGGCATCTATCTCGTGAGCAGCGCAGACACCACCCCGTAG
- a CDS encoding DUF1684 domain-containing protein — protein sequence MPESDFDESAWRERVREYRSEKDAFLATDPDSPIPEDDRDAFDGLPYFSLDTKARVVARLQWVQDPETVELPANRGPGIEYERVGTLGFSYGGDHHVLTAYRAPSADELLVPFRDATSGDETAKTGRYVTMSVDDVETGADVALDFNLAYHPFCVYDDDYVSALPPENNELAVAIRAGERL from the coding sequence ATGCCGGAATCCGATTTCGACGAATCCGCCTGGCGTGAGCGGGTTCGCGAGTATCGCAGCGAGAAGGACGCGTTTCTGGCCACGGATCCCGATTCGCCCATTCCAGAGGACGACCGGGACGCGTTCGACGGCCTACCGTATTTTTCACTGGATACGAAAGCCCGGGTCGTCGCCAGACTCCAATGGGTCCAGGACCCCGAGACCGTCGAGTTGCCGGCGAACCGCGGTCCCGGAATCGAATACGAGCGTGTCGGGACCCTGGGGTTCTCCTACGGCGGTGACCATCACGTCCTGACCGCCTACCGTGCTCCGAGTGCCGACGAACTGCTCGTGCCGTTTCGGGACGCGACCAGCGGCGACGAGACGGCGAAAACGGGGCGCTACGTGACGATGTCAGTCGATGACGTCGAAACCGGAGCCGACGTGGCCCTCGATTTCAACCTCGCGTACCATCCGTTCTGCGTGTACGACGACGATTACGTGTCGGCGCTACCGCCGGAAAATAACGAGTTGGCCGTGGCAATTCGAGCCGGTGAACGGCTCTAG
- a CDS encoding DUF7261 family protein, with amino-acid sequence MHRSRGQVILVAALGIAVTLVALALITNTAIYTENLATRETVSGQDAIAFQQSMDAGATGLLALANRYNATPNSEDHASIHDRFQADLDNLNAAAERESARHGELATVSLVDTTNGTRISQSETRNFTNADGNESWTIASDVEQIRRFEMNVTPNASTLTVIVSDGSGNEWTADVADGGTDSVDVTLSNESNSTTCTVANESAVVDLTQGTVGGQPCDGPAFGSNVDSPYDVSFRNGDAADGRFVVFVDRDPGGVTTTQYPDTMSADAAIYDATIHVSVRQPDLTYETNVTVAPTESPEGDTYGIVP; translated from the coding sequence ATGCATCGCTCCCGGGGGCAGGTCATCCTCGTCGCCGCGCTCGGCATCGCCGTCACGCTCGTTGCCCTGGCACTGATCACGAACACGGCCATCTACACCGAGAACCTGGCGACACGCGAGACGGTGAGCGGCCAGGACGCCATCGCGTTCCAGCAGTCGATGGATGCGGGGGCCACCGGCCTCCTCGCGCTTGCCAATCGCTACAACGCCACCCCCAATTCGGAGGACCACGCTTCGATCCACGACCGGTTCCAGGCCGACCTCGACAATCTGAATGCGGCGGCCGAACGCGAGTCCGCGAGGCACGGCGAACTGGCGACCGTCTCGCTCGTCGACACCACCAATGGAACTCGCATCTCCCAGAGTGAGACGCGCAACTTCACGAACGCGGACGGGAACGAAAGCTGGACGATTGCCTCGGACGTCGAACAGATCCGGCGATTCGAGATGAACGTGACACCGAACGCGAGCACGCTGACCGTCATCGTGAGCGATGGGTCCGGTAACGAGTGGACGGCCGACGTCGCGGACGGGGGGACCGATTCAGTCGACGTCACGCTCTCAAACGAGAGCAATTCGACGACCTGTACCGTCGCGAACGAATCGGCGGTCGTGGATCTAACCCAGGGGACCGTTGGGGGGCAACCCTGCGATGGCCCGGCGTTCGGCTCAAATGTGGACTCGCCCTACGACGTCTCGTTTCGGAACGGGGACGCTGCCGACGGTCGGTTCGTGGTGTTCGTCGACCGCGACCCCGGTGGGGTCACCACCACACAGTACCCGGACACCATGTCCGCCGACGCAGCCATCTACGACGCGACGATCCACGTCTCGGTTCGGCAACCGGATCTCACCTACGAGACGAACGTCACCGTCGCGCCGACCGAGTCCCCTGAGGGCGACACCTACGGAATCGTCCCCTGA
- the rtcA gene encoding RNA 3'-terminal phosphate cyclase has translation MRTVDGTAGGGQLVRTAAAMSGVTGDAIRMENVRGARDQPGLRAQHVAAIETVAALADATTEGVALGSEAFTFEPGTLSGGAHEGAIETAGSVTLAFDAALPLAARLNAPATVTMSGGTDVTWSPPFDYFRSVKLPLLRTIELRAETVLGRRGFYPSGGGLAGLSLAPSTLAPLELSDRGALESVEVHSVAATSLESASVADRQAVAAIETLEASVDAPIDVDISYADAADKGSAIVIVASFESSVAGVSALGEPGKPSEAVAQTATDRLDAFRGTDAAVDVHLGDQLVPFLALAGGKVRIPRVTDHVETHLSLVREFGFSVSLTRLDDGEALLESDGGDQGTIP, from the coding sequence ATGCGCACAGTCGACGGAACGGCGGGTGGTGGACAGCTCGTCCGGACGGCCGCCGCCATGAGCGGGGTCACCGGCGACGCCATCCGGATGGAGAACGTCCGCGGAGCCCGGGACCAGCCCGGCCTTCGCGCCCAGCACGTCGCGGCCATCGAGACCGTCGCGGCACTCGCCGACGCAACGACGGAGGGAGTCGCCCTTGGTTCCGAGGCGTTCACCTTCGAGCCCGGCACCCTCTCTGGGGGTGCACACGAGGGCGCCATCGAGACGGCCGGAAGCGTCACCCTCGCCTTCGACGCGGCCCTCCCGCTCGCCGCTCGACTGAACGCCCCCGCCACCGTTACCATGTCGGGCGGGACCGACGTCACGTGGTCGCCGCCCTTCGACTATTTTCGGTCGGTCAAACTGCCGCTCCTCCGGACGATCGAATTGCGTGCAGAGACGGTTCTCGGGCGACGCGGGTTCTATCCCTCCGGTGGCGGCCTCGCTGGGCTGTCGCTTGCCCCGTCGACACTCGCACCGCTCGAACTGAGTGATCGGGGGGCGCTGGAGTCGGTCGAGGTTCACTCGGTGGCAGCCACGTCGCTCGAATCCGCGTCGGTCGCAGACCGGCAGGCCGTCGCCGCTATCGAGACACTCGAGGCCAGCGTCGACGCGCCGATCGACGTCGACATCTCCTACGCCGATGCGGCGGACAAGGGATCTGCAATCGTGATCGTCGCCTCGTTCGAGTCGTCAGTGGCCGGGGTTTCCGCACTGGGGGAGCCCGGAAAGCCGTCCGAAGCGGTGGCGCAGACGGCGACTGATCGTCTCGACGCGTTCCGTGGGACCGATGCGGCCGTGGATGTCCATCTCGGGGATCAGCTCGTTCCGTTCCTCGCGCTCGCGGGCGGGAAAGTGCGAATCCCCCGGGTCACTGACCACGTCGAGACGCATCTCTCGCTCGTCAGGGAGTTCGGCTTCTCGGTGAGCCTGACACGTCTCGACGACGGCGAAGCGCTCCTCGAATCCGACGGGGGCGATCAGGGGACGATTCCGTAG